A genomic segment from Triticum dicoccoides isolate Atlit2015 ecotype Zavitan chromosome 1A, WEW_v2.0, whole genome shotgun sequence encodes:
- the LOC119368660 gene encoding gibberellin 2-beta-dioxygenase 3-like — MVVLAKGELEQIALPAVHKTAPPLADVPEVDLAVAGSGSDGRAAAARAVALACEEHGFFKVTGHGVPAELLTRVENAAAAFFALSQRDKEAAMSAATPGSPFGYASKRIGNNGDLGWVEYLLLGVSAATSGPLSVPEGVVPSASLCSFRDLLNEYTVAVRRMTCQALELMAEGLGMDDRDAFTRLVLHKESDSMLRVNHYPPRPELKLLQQQQQHGGGGRVTGFGEHTDPQIISVLRSNATSGLEIALRDGAWVSVPPDQTSFFVNVGDALQVLTNGRFRSVRHRVMVNSVRPRVSVIFFGGPSPRETLAPLPQLVGEGGRSRYREFTWREYKASAYRTKLAANRLCHFETTS; from the exons ATGGTGGTTCTTGCCAAGGGCGAGCTGGAGCAGATCGCGCTCCCGGCCGTGCACAAGACGGCGCCGCCGCTGGCCGACGTGCCGGAGGTCGACCTTGCCGTGGCGGGTAGCGGCTCTGATGGACGGGCGGCCGCCGCACGCGCGGTGGCGCTGGCGTGCGAGGAGCACGGGTTCTTCAAGGTGACGGGCCACGGCGTGCCGGCAGAGCTCCTGACGCGCGTCGAGAACGCCGCTGCCGCCTTCTTCGCGCTCTCGCAGCGGGACAAGGAGGCGGCGATGTCGGCCGCGACGCCGGGCAGTCCGTTCGGCTACGCAAGCAAGCGGATAGGCAACAACGGCGACCTCGGGTGGGTCGAGTATCTCCTGCTCGGTGTCTCCGCCGCGACCAGCGGGCCACTGTCCGTGCCCGAAGGGGTGGTGCCGTCAGCGTCGCTCTGCTCTTTCCG CGACCTTCTGAACGAGTACACGGTGGCCGTGAGGAGGATGACCTGCCAGGCGCTGGAGCTGATGGCGGAGGGCCTGGGCATGGACGACAGGGACGCCTTCACCAGGCTGGTCCTGCACAAGGAAAGCGACTCGATGCTGCGGGTGAACCACTACCCGCCGCGCCCCGAGCTGAAGctcctgcagcagcagcagcaacacggcggcggcggcagggtcaCCGGGTTCGGCGAGCACACCGACCCTCAGATCATCTCCGTGCTCCGCTCCAACGCCACCTCTGGCCTCGAGATCGCGCTGCGCGACGGCGCCTGGGTCTCCGTGCCGCCGGACCAGACCTCCTTCTTCGTCAACGTCGGCGACGCCTTGCAG GTGCTGACTAACGGGAGGTTCCGGAGCGTGAGGCACCGGGTGATGGTGAACAGCGTCCGGCCGCGGGTGTCGGTGATCTTCTTCGGCGGCCCGTCGCCGCGGGAGACGCTGGCGCCGCTGCCGCAGCTCGTCGGGGAAGGCGGGCGCAGCCGGTACAGGGAGTTCACATGGCGGGAGTACAAGGCCTCGGCGTACCGGACCAAGCTGGCGGCGAACAGGCTCTGCCACTTCGAGACCACCAGCTAG